Proteins from one Natrinema salinisoli genomic window:
- a CDS encoding putative sulfate/molybdate transporter encodes MAYSFQSRTDTDLEFSASELTGALGDSVTVLPLVVALGATTSVSLPHVLIGFGVFQIVWGLYYGMPLSVEPMKALIGLAIVGTLSYAELAAAGLVAGGILLTVGRLGLVGRLQRVVGEPVIRGVQLAVGLLLLEAAVDLSLGNIPVAAGGIAVVGLLALLGYRQASVLVVLGLGGVAAVATAGVPTPAIPELAVFPAGSPSITAAALEGTVAQLGMTVGNAAIATALLCGDLYDRDVSADDLSTSMGVTCLAAIPLGGVPMCHGSGGLAGKYAFGARTGGANVLLGIGYLALALVATGALLAAFPMAVLGVLLVVVALELARAAFEPIAGRRALAVVLGVGILGLVGNVGVAFVLGTIAFWLLSRRS; translated from the coding sequence ATGGCGTACTCGTTCCAGTCGCGGACCGATACCGACCTCGAGTTCTCCGCGAGCGAGCTCACGGGTGCGCTAGGTGATTCGGTTACGGTGTTGCCGCTGGTCGTGGCGCTGGGGGCGACGACGAGCGTCTCGCTCCCGCACGTCCTGATCGGGTTCGGCGTCTTTCAGATCGTCTGGGGGCTGTACTACGGGATGCCGCTCTCGGTCGAACCGATGAAGGCGCTGATCGGACTGGCGATCGTCGGCACCCTCTCGTACGCCGAACTCGCCGCTGCCGGACTGGTCGCCGGCGGTATCCTCCTCACAGTCGGCCGGCTCGGACTCGTCGGTCGGCTCCAGCGGGTCGTCGGCGAACCGGTCATCCGCGGCGTACAACTCGCCGTGGGGCTGCTCCTGCTCGAGGCGGCGGTCGACCTCTCGCTGGGGAACATCCCCGTTGCGGCGGGCGGCATAGCGGTCGTCGGTCTGCTGGCACTCCTCGGCTACCGCCAGGCGAGCGTCCTGGTCGTACTCGGGCTCGGCGGGGTCGCGGCCGTCGCGACGGCCGGCGTTCCGACGCCGGCGATCCCCGAGCTCGCGGTCTTTCCGGCCGGTTCGCCGTCGATCACCGCGGCTGCGCTCGAGGGGACCGTCGCCCAGCTCGGCATGACGGTGGGCAACGCCGCGATCGCGACGGCCCTGCTCTGTGGCGATCTCTACGATCGCGACGTCTCGGCAGACGACCTCTCGACGAGTATGGGCGTGACCTGTCTCGCGGCGATCCCGCTCGGTGGCGTGCCGATGTGCCACGGGAGCGGCGGTCTCGCCGGCAAGTACGCCTTCGGCGCGCGAACCGGCGGGGCGAACGTACTGCTTGGAATCGGCTACCTCGCGCTCGCACTGGTCGCCACCGGTGCCCTGCTGGCCGCGTTTCCGATGGCCGTTCTCGGCGTCTTGCTCGTCGTCGTTGCGCTCGAATTGGCTCGAGCGGCGTTCGAACCGATCGCCGGCAGACGGGCGCTGGCGGTCGTTCTCGGCGTCGGGATCCTCGGACTGGTGGGTAACGTCGGCGTCGCGTTCGTACTCGGAACGATCGCGTTCTGGTTGCTCTCGCGGCGGTCGTGA
- a CDS encoding DUF7384 family protein: protein MPDDPDPARVVADADVLAADLLVGGEAREALDHVRRHSWVDLIASDPLLEETERLVARLADAELAADHRERLEAECVAVDQPEGDHPALASAYQGGAAHLLSYDERLRSARAGLTLQPRVSVSVRPPDAFARLFDPASLYDAVEGGEYPGPDRDPRA, encoded by the coding sequence ATGCCTGACGATCCGGATCCCGCCCGCGTCGTCGCGGACGCCGACGTGCTCGCGGCCGACCTGCTCGTCGGCGGCGAGGCGCGCGAGGCGCTGGATCACGTCCGACGCCACTCGTGGGTCGACCTGATCGCGAGCGACCCGCTGCTCGAGGAGACGGAGCGACTCGTCGCGCGACTGGCCGACGCGGAGCTGGCCGCCGACCACCGCGAGCGACTCGAGGCCGAGTGCGTCGCGGTCGACCAACCTGAGGGCGATCATCCGGCGCTGGCGTCGGCCTATCAGGGCGGAGCGGCACACCTGCTATCCTACGACGAGCGGCTTCGATCGGCCAGAGCCGGACTCACGCTCCAGCCCCGCGTGTCCGTCAGCGTCCGCCCGCCGGACGCGTTCGCTCGCCTGTTCGATCCCGCGAGCCTGTACGACGCCGTCGAAGGTGGCGAGTATCCGGGGCCGGATCGGGATCCGCGAGCGTAA